The Lycium ferocissimum isolate CSIRO_LF1 chromosome 1, AGI_CSIRO_Lferr_CH_V1, whole genome shotgun sequence genome includes a region encoding these proteins:
- the LOC132047230 gene encoding uncharacterized protein LOC132047230: MRDFPSCFGENGVQVADASCSSVVGVTKAPQNLVTCVYQCKLLGKSCLITVVWTKSLMGQCLSVEIDDMSHQCLCKVDVKPSLFSKRKGSRSLEVKSFKIDICWDFSMAKFGSGPEPTEGYYLAILCKGQMVLAIGDLRKEAFKKTNANPPISNAMFISKREHIFGKRVFCTKAQFCYTGPVHEVTIECDSNGIDDPCLLVRIDSKTVMQVKHLRWKFRGNYTVLIDGLPVEVFWDVHNWLFSSNFGNAVFMFQTCLSAEKLWTTHTLSDLSVMPWPCTESLSNSKSPGLGFSLVLYVWKNE, translated from the coding sequence ATGAGGGATTTCCCATCTTGTTTTGGTGAAAATGGGGTTCAAGTTGCTGATGCTTCTTGTTCAAGTGTTGTTGGAGTAACTAAAGCTCCACAGAATTTAGTAACCTGTGTTTATCAGTGTAAATTACTAGGCAAATCTTGTCTTATTACGGTTGTTTGGACCAAGAGTTTAATGGGGCAATGTCTTAGTGTTGAAATTGATGATATGTCTCATCAGTGTCTTTGTAAAGTTGATGTAAAGCCTTCATTGTTCTCAAAAAGGAAAGGGTCAAGGTCTTTGGAAGTTAAGTCTTTTAAAATCGACATCTGTTGGGACTTTTCTATGGCCAAATTTGGATCTGGGCCTGAACCTACTGAAGGTTACTATTTGGCTATATTATGCAAAGGACAAATGGTTTTGGCTATTGGGGATCTAAGAAAAGAAGCATTCAAGAAAACTAATGCAAATCCTCCAATTTCAAATGCAATGTTTATTTCCAAAAGGGAACACATATTTGGTAAAAGGGTGTTTTGCACTAAGGCTCAGTTTTGTTATACAGGTCCAGTTCATGAAGTTACAATTGAGTGTGACTCTAATGGCATTGATGATCCTTGCCTTTTGGTTCGTATCGATTCAAAAACTGTAATGCAAGTGAAGCATTTGAGATGGAAGTTTCGCGGTAATTACACTGTTTTAATTGATGGACTACCTGTTGAAGTGTTTTGGGATGTTCATAATTGGTTGTTTAGTAGCAATTTTGGAAATGCTGTGTTCATGTTTCAAACTTGTTTATCAGCTGAGAAATTGTGGACTACACACACCCTATCTGATCTTTCAGTGATGCCTTGGCCTTGTACAGAGAGTTTGAGCAATTCCAAATCACCTGGTTTGGGTTTTTCTTTGGTTTTGTATGTTTGGAAGAATGAGTAG